Genomic segment of Nostoc sp. TCL240-02:
TTTGCGACGGGAAATTTGATTAAAAAATTCTGTCATAATATCTCCTTTCAAGGTAAATTTTATTTTTTATAGCTATGACAATTTAGGCAAGAAAAATGTTGTGTTTCTTGCATTATCTAATGATTAATCAAGCTATATTTGCCAACGTAAACGCAGCCATTTCATAAATGACCCGGCTACTTATATAAAAACTCGGCTAATTTATTGGCTCTGCTCTAGTGTGACGCAGAGGCATCATTCACCTTGTTGAAATCAGTTTACAGCCTTTGAAGCCTAATTTGTTAATTTAGAGCCTCGAATTATTAAACAAATATTAGATTGGATCTATAAGGAAAAATTTATCTATTTTTATTAAGTATAGGAATAATTTCTAATATATAAACTTTTATCTATGAAGACTATTATGTCTGCATCATTATTTCCTATTATCACTAATTTTATAACTTAAGTTTAGTCACAATTTGCTATATATAAGTTTTTATTTATCATCACTATTATGTTGAGATTATGTTTTAAAAATGCACAATTGTTATATGTGTCAATTTCAGCTAGAACTAACTAAGGTATTGATTTGTATCAACTTTAAAATAAAAAGTGATTTGAGGACTTCCAAAGAAAAAATACCCAACAATCTATTGTGAGGTAGGCATCTTGCTTACCCCACAACATGGGATAACTTATTTCCTCGAAATCTCTGATAGTTGTTGCGATTAGTTTACGTAGTGTATTCGGCGTTAATCCTCACATAGTCGTAACTCAGATCGCAACCCCAAGCTTTACCCACGCCATAACCATTGCCAACGTTAACTGAGATTAACACCGTATCCTCTTGGAGATAAGCGCTTGTCGCTGCTTTTTTTAAATAAGCACTCGCTGCTGCACGATCAAAAGTTAAGGGTTGCCCATTTTCTAACATTAAAAAATTCCCTAACTTAATTTGCAGGTTTTCTTGCTCAAAGGGTATACCTGCACGTCCGGCGGCGGCGGCGATGCGTCCCCAGTTGGGATCTCGTCCAAAGATTGCAGATTTAACTAGGGATGAACCAGCGATGGTTTTGGCTATTTGTCGGGCTGAAATTTCATCATGGGCCCCTGTTACTTCCACTTCTATTAGACAAGTTGCGCCTTCACCATCACGAGCGATCGCTTTGGCTAAATGCTGGCAAACTGCTGTTAACATCGCCTCTAATTTCTCTGCTTCTGCGCCCCATTCTATAATTGCTGGGGTACGAGATTGACCATTTGCCAAGGCGATTAAGCTGTCGTTGGTACTAGTATCACCATCCACGGTAATGGAATTAAAGCTTCTATCTGCCGCCCTTGCTAACATTTGCTGCCACAGGGCTGGGGAAACCACAGCATCACAAGTAACAA
This window contains:
- the argJ gene encoding bifunctional ornithine acetyltransferase/N-acetylglutamate synthase — translated: MADWQKITGGVTAPRGYQAAGITAGLKPSGLPDLALIFSEVEAIAAGVFTTSQVKAACVEYCRQRLQAKPSARAILCNAGQANAATGNQGYLDTLESSLAIANALNISSESVLLASTGVIGQRIKMDALRSGIPKVVAALSATGSDAAAGAIITTDLVTKSIALETIVGDRPVRIGGIAKGSGMIHPNMATMLAFVTCDAVVSPALWQQMLARAADRSFNSITVDGDTSTNDSLIALANGQSRTPAIIEWGAEAEKLEAMLTAVCQHLAKAIARDGEGATCLIEVEVTGAHDEISARQIAKTIAGSSLVKSAIFGRDPNWGRIAAAAGRAGIPFEQENLQIKLGNFLMLENGQPLTFDRAAASAYLKKAATSAYLQEDTVLISVNVGNGYGVGKAWGCDLSYDYVRINAEYTT